In Dromaius novaehollandiae isolate bDroNov1 chromosome 16, bDroNov1.hap1, whole genome shotgun sequence, one genomic interval encodes:
- the CSE1L gene encoding exportin-2 has translation MELSDANLQTLTEYLKKTLDPDPAIRRPAEKFLESVEGSQNYPLLLLTLLEKSQENVIKVCASVTFKNYIKRNWRIIEDEPNKICESDRIAIKANIVPLMLSSPEQIQKQLSDAISIIGREDFPQKWPDLLTEMVNRFQSGDFHVINGVLRTAHSLFKRYRHEFKSNELWTEIKLVLDAFALPLTNLFKATIELCSTHANDASALKVLFSSLILIAKLFYSLNFQDLPEFFEDNMETWMTNFHSLLTLDNKLLQTDDEEEAGLLELLKSQICDNAALYAQKYDEEFQPYLPRFVTAIWNLLVTTGQEVKYDLLVSNAIQFLASVCERPHYKHLFEDQNTLTSICEKVIVPNMEFRAADEEAFEDNSEEYIRRDLEGSDIDTRRRAACDLVRGLCKFFEGPVTGIFSGYVNSMLQEYAKNPSVNWKHKDAAIYLVTSLASKAQTQKHGITQANELVNLTEFFVNHIQPDLKSASVNEFPVLKADGIKYIMIFRNQVPKEQLLVSIPLLINHLQAESIVVHTYAAHALERLFTMRGTSNTTLITAAEMIPFVEVLLTNLFKALTLPGSSENEYIMKAIMRSFSLLQESIIPYIPSVITQLTQKLLAVSKNPSKPHFNHYMFESICLSIRITCKANPDAVGSFEEALFMVFTEILQNDVQEFIPYVFQVMSLLLEMHKNEIPSSYMALFPHLLQPVLWERTGNIPPLVRLLQAYLERGANTIASAAADKIPGLLGVFQKLIASKANDHQGFYLLNSIIEHMPPESVDQYRKQIFILLFQRLQNSKTTKFIKSFLVFINLYCIKYGALALQEIFDSIQPKMFGMVLEKIIIPEIQKVSGQVEKKICAVGITKILTECPPMMDTEYTKLWTPLLQALIGLFELPEDDTIPDEEHFIDIEDTAGYQTAFSQLAFAGKKEHDPVGQMVNNPRIHLAQSLHKLSTACPGRVPSMLSTSLNAEALQYLQGYLQAASVTLL, from the exons ATGGAGCTTAGTGATGCCAATTTACAGACTTTAAcagaatatttaaagaaaacactaGATCCAGATCCTGCTATAAGGCGTCCTG CGGAAAAGTTTCTCGAGTCAGTTGAAGGAAGCCAGAATTATCCATTGTTACTCTTAACACTGCTGGAGAAATCACAGGAAAATGTCATCAAAGTTTGTGCATCTGTAACATTCAAGAACTATATTAAAAGGAACTGGAGAATT ATTGAAGATGAACCAAACAAAATATGTGAATCTGACCGGATAGCCATTAAAGCCAACATAGTGCCCTTGATGCTCAGCAGCCCAGAACAAATTCAAAAGCAG TTGAGTGATGCAATTAGTATTATTGGCCGGGAAGACTTTCCTCAGAAATGGCCAGACTtgctgacagaaatggtgaatcGCTTTCAAAGTGGAGATTTCCATGTCATTAATGGGGTCCTTCGCACGGCTCACTCTTTGTTTAAAAG GTATCGCCATGAATTTAAATCAAACGAGTTATGGACAGAGATCAAACTTGTCCTTGATGCCTTTGCGTTGCCCTTGACAAATCTCTTTAAG gCTACAATTGAACTTTGCAGCACACATGCAAATGATGCTAGTGCTTTGAAGGTtctattttcttctctcattCTAATTGCGAAGCTGTTCTACAGTTTAAATTTTCAG GATCTTCCTGAGTTTTTTGAAGATAACATGGAAACATGGATGACAAATTTTCATAGCCTTTTAACTCTAGATAACAAACTGTTGCAGACTGAT gaTGAAGAGGAGGCTGGATTACTGGAGCTCTTGAAATCTCAAATTTGTGATAATGCTGCTTTGTATGCTCAAAAATATGATGAAGAATTCCAGCCCTACCTGCCACGTTTTGTAACAGCAATCTGGAATCTGTTAGTCACAACAGGCCAGGAAGTTAAATATGACTTG TTGGTTAGTAATGCAATCCAGTTTCTGGCCTCTGTTTGTGAGAGACCACATTATAAGCATCTGTTTGAAGATCAGAATACATTGACAAGCATCTGTGAAAAGGTTATTGTTCCCAATATGGAATTTAGAg cGGCTGATGAAGAAGCATTTGAAGATAATTCTGAAGAATATATAAGAAGGGACTTGGAAGGATCTG ATATTGACACCAGGCGCAGAGCAGCTTGTGATCTAGTCAGAGGCTTGTGCAAGTTTTTCGAAGGGCCTGTGACAGGGATCTTTTCTGGATATGTTAATTCCATGCTGCAAGAATATGCAAAGAATCCATCTGTTAACTGGAAGCACAAAGATGCAGCTATTTACCTTGTTACATCTTTGGCATCCAAAGCTCAGACTCAGAAG catggAATAACACAAGCCAATGAACTTGTTAATCTGACAGAATTCTTTGTGAATCACATTCAACCTGACTTAAAGTCTGCTAGTG tgaaTGAATTCCCTGTTCTAAAAGCTGATGGTATCAAATATATCATGATTTTTAGAAACCAa GTACCTAAAGAACAACTGTTGGTATCTATTCCTCTTTTAATCAATCATCTTCAAGCAGAAAGTATTGTGGTCCATACTTATGCAGCCCATGCTCTTGAAAGACTATTTACCATGAGGGGGACTAGTAATACTACCCT CATTACAGCTGCAGAAATGATACCGTTTGTAGAAGTGCTGTTAACAAACCTTTTTAAAGCATTGACGCTTCCTGGCTCATCCGAAAATGAATACATTATGAAAG CTATCATGAGGAGTTTTTCTCTGCTACAGGAATCCATAATTCCATACATCCCTTCTGTCATCACACAACTTACACAGAAGCTGCTGGCTGTCAGTAAG AATCCAAGCAAACCTCACTTTAACCATTACATGTTTGAATCAATATGCTTGTCGATAAGGATAACATGCAAAGCAAACCCTGATGCGGTCGGAAGCTTTGAAGAGGCTTTGTTTATGGTGTTCACTGAGATACTACAAAATGATGTACAAG AATTCATTCCGTATGTATTTCAAGTGATGTCTCTACTTCTGGAAATGCATAAAAATGAAATCCCATCATCCTATATGGCATTGTTTCCTCATCTACTTCAGCCAGTATTATGGGAAAGGACAGGAAACATTCCTCCTTTGGTCCGACTCCTGCAGGCTTATTTAGAGCGAGGTGCCAATACGATAGCAAGTGCTGCTGCTGATAAAATT CCGGGATTATTAGGTGTGTTCCAGAAGCTGATTGCCTCTAAAGCTAATGACCATCAAGGATTTTATCTTCTAAACAGTATTATAGAGCATATGCCTCC TGAATCAGTTGACCAGTACAGGAAACAGATCTTCATTCTACTATTCCAAAGACTTCAAAAttccaaaacaacaaaatttaTTAAAA GTTTCCTAGTCTTCATTAACTTGTACTGCATAAAATATGGGGCATTAGCTCTTCAAGAAATATTTGACAGCATACAACCAAA GATGTTTGGAATGGTTTTGGAGAAAATAATAATTCCTGAAATACAGAAAGTGTCTGGACAAGTTGAAAAGAAGATCTGTGCTGTTGGTATTACAAAAATATTGACAGAATGTCCTCCTATGATGGACACAGAATATACGAAGCTGTG GACTCCTTTGCTGCAGGCCCTAATTGGCCTTTTTGAACTGCCTGAGGATGACACTATCCCTGATGAAGAACACTTCATTGACATAGAAGATACTGCAGGATATCAGACTGCATTCTCTCAGCTAGCCTTTGCTGGGAAAAAAGAACACGATCCTGTAGGTCAAATGGTGAACAATCCTAGAATCCATCTGGCACAGTCTCTTCACAAACTGTCTACTGCCTGCCCAGGCAGG GTTCCATCAATGCTGAGTACTAGTCTGAATGCAGAAGCATTGCAGTATCTCCAAGGATACCTCCAAGCTGCAAGTGTGACACTGCTATGA